One segment of Deltaproteobacteria bacterium DNA contains the following:
- a CDS encoding penicillin-binding protein activator LpoB translates to MFSLCGCYANQRYLSGKEIHGKARYVAVLPLVNLTTYPNAGRIVGDLLSTELYALTPFRLMERTEMLETLKGGEEDLDTVLDKTVALRIGKRLGVDTVIYGSVSEYRYKRGLDEAPVVGINVRMLDVESGKVLWAESRSATGGCPWPWGDSLNRLAQKVCHDMVSDMVR, encoded by the coding sequence ATGTTTTCTCTTTGTGGGTGTTATGCGAATCAGCGCTACCTCTCAGGAAAAGAGATCCATGGGAAGGCAAGGTATGTCGCCGTCTTACCCTTGGTCAACCTGACCACTTACCCCAACGCGGGGAGGATCGTTGGAGACCTGTTGAGCACGGAGCTTTACGCTCTCACCCCCTTTAGGCTCATGGAACGGACTGAAATGCTCGAGACCTTGAAAGGAGGAGAAGAAGATCTGGACACCGTCCTTGACAAGACTGTGGCCCTTCGGATCGGGAAAAGGCTGGGGGTGGATACGGTCATCTACGGATCGGTCTCCGAGTACCGTTACAAGAGGGGCCTGGATGAGGCCCCGGTGGTGGGGATCAACGTCAGGATGCTGGACGTGGAGAGCGGAAAGGTGCTTTGGGCGGAAAGTCGTTCCGCCACGGGGGGGTGCCCCTGGCCCTGGGGGGATTCTCTTAACAGGCTCGCTCAGAAGGTCTGCCATGACATGGTGTCAGACATGGTGCGCTGA
- a CDS encoding tetratricopeptide repeat protein, with translation MKSRIIAILLVFMLPPFTWGGQSEADSGQEEVVLPGDLSGAPGSRNEVGKNYGAGERKQRDLLRARIFIRKGYPRESLKIYKRLRKQFPEDLDIRADYAEALISTNNYEAAVGELRDLLEKSPSHLRGARLLARLYTEAGRAEWAFPVYEDILGRMKGDPGLWSDYAYGRLGSGDWETALECFHRALDLDPGNGELLRSLHEILRDHSPSLESGYRTYSLDSDESTVKTLTLRYRRHLTTATSLELTLHDIHVTRPPQTGISPLDYGIKDIFFLLHHRLNSSLLVKAGAGRHDGKGKGTSLFLGLDIRFPRGVSLGVDYEHNRPWYDPVDTVAYGGCLDRFFVTLDWAPRPAWGILLSAGLEDYTLRDTGDYGTKQDMTFILTRRLTESPDFSLSYSYYRSRFLYSSEMFRPISMIESEAVHGLSGRLKVRPRPYWGWVLSGGITRDFGRKVDTWRVVPGIRFRFGNRVEGSLDYEYSSESRTVAGGVTRTFWFLLKVIL, from the coding sequence ATGAAGAGTCGAATAATCGCAATCCTGCTGGTGTTCATGCTCCCCCCTTTCACCTGGGGCGGGCAGTCCGAGGCGGATAGTGGACAGGAAGAGGTTGTCCTGCCTGGTGATCTTTCCGGCGCGCCCGGTTCCCGAAATGAAGTCGGAAAGAACTATGGGGCAGGAGAACGGAAACAGCGGGATCTTTTGCGGGCCAGGATATTCATCCGGAAAGGATACCCCCGGGAATCCCTCAAGATATACAAAAGGCTTCGAAAGCAGTTCCCGGAAGATCTGGATATCCGGGCGGATTATGCCGAGGCGTTGATCAGTACCAACAATTACGAGGCGGCCGTGGGGGAACTCAGGGATCTTCTCGAAAAATCCCCATCCCACCTCAGGGGCGCGCGGTTGCTGGCACGCCTTTACACCGAGGCGGGCCGGGCCGAATGGGCCTTCCCGGTATATGAGGACATCCTGGGGCGGATGAAGGGGGATCCGGGCCTCTGGTCCGACTATGCATACGGACGGCTGGGGAGCGGGGATTGGGAGACGGCCCTTGAGTGTTTCCACCGCGCCCTTGATCTGGATCCCGGGAACGGAGAACTCCTGAGGAGTCTCCATGAGATCCTGCGGGATCACAGTCCGTCCCTGGAATCTGGATATCGCACCTATTCCCTGGATTCCGACGAGTCCACTGTCAAGACCCTCACCCTTCGGTACAGGCGGCACCTCACCACGGCGACCTCCCTGGAACTCACCCTGCATGATATCCACGTCACGCGCCCACCCCAAACGGGCATCTCGCCCCTGGATTATGGCATCAAGGACATTTTTTTCCTTCTCCACCATCGATTGAACTCATCCCTCCTGGTAAAGGCGGGGGCGGGCCGCCACGATGGGAAGGGGAAAGGAACTTCCCTTTTCTTAGGACTGGATATCCGGTTCCCGCGGGGGGTATCCCTTGGGGTGGACTATGAGCATAACCGCCCCTGGTACGATCCCGTAGACACCGTGGCATACGGAGGCTGCCTGGATCGATTCTTCGTCACCCTGGACTGGGCACCACGCCCGGCCTGGGGGATCCTTCTCAGCGCAGGCCTTGAAGATTACACCCTCCGGGATACCGGGGATTACGGCACCAAGCAGGATATGACCTTCATCTTGACCCGCCGTCTCACGGAAAGCCCGGACTTTTCCCTCAGCTATTCTTATTACCGCTCCCGCTTCCTCTATTCCTCGGAGATGTTCAGACCCATCTCCATGATCGAATCCGAAGCGGTCCATGGCCTTTCCGGCCGCCTGAAGGTCCGGCCCCGTCCTTACTGGGGTTGGGTTCTTTCAGGAGGGATCACCCGGGATTTCGGCCGAAAGGTTGATACCTGGCGGGTGGTTCCCGGAATCCGGTTCCGGTTCGGGAACCGCGTGGAAGGGAGCCTGGACTACGAATACTCCAGCGAGTCCAGGACGGTGGCGGGCGGTGTCACCCGGACCTTCTGGTTCCTGCTCAAAGTCATCCTGTAA
- a CDS encoding endo alpha-1,4 polygalactosaminidase, giving the protein MKRRKLWGIRNWTCYYGAGCGVEEYGRFDLAVLDGHYHPPLARRSGGRPLLLGYVSTGEVEEGGHLWPWVKEESFLLKKNGRWNTWIMDVRDLRWRELLLGRIIPSVLRRGFDGLFLDTVDSCLGLTLGDEEEQYSGIPLALEGLIREIRDRFPRAVLAMNRGLPLLPAVAGVLDCVVIEGLYSEYAGPEKGYRKVPRETRTLLLEQLARGLEADPDLTVLTLDYDGNEERELAREAVSFSRVRGFIPYVGNYRLDQIFLDALEG; this is encoded by the coding sequence ATGAAGCGGCGGAAATTGTGGGGCATTCGCAACTGGACCTGCTATTACGGCGCCGGATGCGGTGTGGAGGAATACGGCCGGTTCGATCTGGCCGTGCTGGACGGACACTACCATCCTCCCCTGGCCCGCCGATCGGGGGGGCGTCCCCTGCTGCTGGGCTACGTGAGTACGGGGGAGGTGGAAGAGGGGGGGCACCTGTGGCCCTGGGTCAAGGAGGAGTCCTTTCTCCTCAAGAAAAACGGACGATGGAACACCTGGATCATGGACGTGCGGGACCTTAGATGGCGGGAACTGCTCCTCGGCAGGATCATCCCCTCGGTTCTGCGTCGGGGTTTTGACGGTTTGTTCCTGGACACCGTCGATTCCTGCCTCGGCTTGACGCTTGGGGACGAGGAGGAGCAGTATTCCGGAATCCCCCTGGCCCTTGAAGGACTCATCCGGGAGATCCGTGACCGTTTCCCTCGGGCCGTATTGGCCATGAACCGGGGTCTCCCGTTATTGCCCGCCGTTGCGGGAGTGTTGGACTGCGTGGTGATTGAGGGCCTGTACAGCGAATATGCAGGTCCTGAGAAGGGTTACCGGAAGGTTCCCCGGGAGACCCGAACCCTCCTGCTGGAGCAATTGGCTCGGGGTCTGGAGGCGGATCCGGACCTCACGGTTTTGACCCTGGATTATGACGGGAACGAAGAGCGGGAACTGGCACGGGAGGCCGTTTCCTTTTCACGGGTGAGAGGTTTCATCCCCTATGTCGGGAACTACAGGCTGGATCAGATCTTTTTGGACGCCCTTGAGGGTTAG